Genomic window (Ciconia boyciana chromosome 12, ASM3463844v1, whole genome shotgun sequence):
TGCAGGTTCCTAACATGGCGGGGGCAGGCATGCAGGGAGGAGGCATTCCTGGGGCAGGAGTCCAAGGAGCTGGTCAGCCTGGAGGCTTTAGCCCTGGACAGAGCCAGGTCACCCCCCAGGATCACGAGAAGGTGAGaggacaaaagggaaagggTGAGACACCGGAAGCAGCGCTTCCTCCATGTCTTACTGTGGCAGGGACAGCCCCTTCCTGGCTCCGGTGACCGGTGGCTGCTCTGGCAGGGCACCTCTCTGATTCCCCCCTCTACCCACAGGCAGCCCTGATCATGCAGGTTCTGCAGCTGACAGCGGACCAGATCGCCATGCTGCCCCCGGAGCAACGGCAGAGCATCCTTATTCTGAAGGAGCAAATCCAGAAGTCCACGGGGGCACCCTGAGAGGTGATGTCCTTAACCCAGCCTCGGCCTGTGCCTGCTCCCCTTCAGTAAATCAGAGAGCTGCTCAGGATGGGGCTCTGCCCGGCTTTTCCTCTCCGTGCCGGGGCTCaatctcctccccttccttctcgCAGGCCTGGCAGGCGCGTGGTGGAGATGCCGTCCGCCTGGACAGAGGCAGTGCTCCATGGCAGCTGCTTCCCGTTGCTGTCTGAGCTGATGCTGCATTTTGGGAGAGGTTTCTCCTCCCCCCACTAACGTTTTCCCCTCCCATTCatccttttttctgtgtgtatattttatGATGTTTGAAATAAAGTGGGAGGAGGGTTTGAGTAAAGCCATGTCTCCGGCTGCCTCGTTGGTCTCTTGTGGAGGCCGGAGTGGGACTGTTGGGTTCTGGGAACCGTCTGGCCTGGCTGCAGGCCAGTCCAAACCGCTCTCCTTCCTACCTTCTCCCCAGCACCACGGCAAGATCTACGTGTGGGATTTTACGTGCCCTGCTGTTCCCAGCTGTTCGTAGGGCTGTAAGGGAAGGGCAGGACAGGGAGCTCGGGTTTCTGTCCCTGCCGACCGGGCGGAAGGGCTCCGTATCCGATTACTGTATCGCTTACCACGCCAGCCTGCTCAGGGGGAGGGTGGTTTTCCCCTATTCTTTGCCTATGCTTGAGCAGAATTTGTTGCCTTTGCATGAGCTGCATTTGAAGTTGGCCTGTGCGCTGGTGTGTGCCTGGCAGGCGGTGCAGGCTGGCTCGGGTGGTGGCAGCGAGCCCGGCGGAGGAGGAGTGCCGCCTTACCCTGCAGCCCAGAGGGTTTGCTATGAACCTGCTTTTTTATTGCAGCCTTACAAGGGGGCAAAGAGTGGGCTCCCTTTGCACCTGCACGGACTGAGTCACCACGGAGGCTTTTATTGCAAAGGAAAGCACATTTAATTTACCCTTTTACGCACAGGAGTGTTTAAACCCAGAGGGGCACGCTTGGCCCCCAGTGCCTGCTCGGCatgcccctctcccctccccatcccatcctgtgGTTCTGCCCAGCCCGCTGGGCActcctgctgcttcctgctgctccagcagcatcGTCGCAGTCTGTGCATCTGGTTTCTTGACGGGGGACCGTGCGAAGCTGCAGGCCCGCTCCCCCCATGGGGACCCCTTGGACACCAGGTTGAGAAGGCAGCAGTCTTTGAACCTAGGGTTTCTCAGGGAGAAGGAGTCCCTTGCCCTGTCTTGCCTGGATTCCGTGCACGCACGCTTCAGCGGGTGCTTATCCCTGGCCATGCTGAGTCACTCTGGGGTTGAGGCGAGACTGGCAGGGTCCCCTGTCTGCTGGGCTCCCAGCCTGGCCGCCACTTAGAAGTTCTCCTTGTTGAAGTAGAATTTGACCTTCCTGGGGTCCAGGCTGGAGTGTTGGTGGCAAGACTTCTGCAGGCTCTTTGCCAAGGCCCCAGGCCCACAGAGGAACACACCGACCACCGACCTGCACACAGCACGGGGACGTCAGCACTGGGCGGGTGGCTCAGGGAAAAGTGATTTCAGAGCTTTTTGGGGTCCCTGCAACCTGCAGGGGATGAGCATGTCCCTCCCAAAGCTAGCGCTGCCCAGCCTGGCGCTGGGTgccagggaggagggggtgCCTCCCAGCTCCGGCACTCTGAAACCCCTGCTCAGCTCTCACCTGGGGTGGGCTGCAGCCACCGCTGCAAACTCGCTGTTCCACATGGGCCGCCCAAAGATGGTTTTGTGCCTGAGGCCCGTCACTGTGTCGGTAGCGGTGTCGAAATGGAGCGCCACGTTGTTGgcctgggcagagcagggatggTGAAGACGCTGGCTGCCCCCCATGAGCCCACTTCCAGTCCCTCACCATGGAGGAGCATCTGTTGCTGATGCCCACCAAACACCGCTCCCGGACTTTCTGCCTGCAAGCTGTTGAcgtgcctgccctgcctctcctgcctgacttggccaccccgtgtccccccttGCAGTCATGCCTGCCCGTGGTTGACTCACAATGCTGGTGTCCCAGCCAGTGAGGAAGAGACGGTAGGTGAGAAAGTCTGCCATGCCCGACTCGGCCATCTTCTGCTCCAGTGAGGCAAGCAGGTCGTTGAACCAGGCGAAGGCTCCCGTGTCCCGGCAGAGCCAGTAGAAGTAGATCTGCGATGCAGGGGGAGAGGGGTTGCTCAGggtggagcagagcaggagggctgGAAGGATGCAATGTCAAGGACTGGGAAGCCCAGCATGGAGAAACCCATGGCTGGTCCCATGGGACAACCCATACCTTCTTGGTCTTGAGGGTCTGGTCAGCCTGCTGGAACTTGTACCAGATGGACTTCAGGACGGAGGCGAAAGGGGTGACACCAATGCCCGCTCCCACCAGCATGGCCACCTCATACTGGAACACGTCTTCGCTGGCCGTGCCGAAGGGGCCATCCACCTCGATCCTGGCCAAAGGAGGGCCTGGGTAAGcctccccaaacccccgggATGGTCCGTTCGGGTGCTCCCCAGCCTACCTGGGCATCTCCACGTTCTGCTTCTGGAAGGTGTCGATGAGACGCTCCGTCCAGTCACCGGCTACCCGGATGTGGATGGAAAAGAAGTCCTCCTCGGGTGCCGAGGTGAGGGTGAAAGGGTGCCACTCCAGCAGGGAGATGGCAGGGCAGTTGACGAAGATGTACTGCCCCACCTCCATGCGGAAGCCcttcttctgcatctgcagcTCCAGCACACGGGCAGGGTGCATCACCAcctgcagggcagggacagggctcAGCGCCCAGTCTGGCTGCTGTCCCTGGGCAAGGGGCTctggcagcagcccctgcccacctcCCCGCAGCCACCCCGGCAAGGAGCTGCGGCACCGGTGGCTGCaagggaaggagctggcagtAGGCACAGGCTCCTGCACCACCCACCTTGGTGACAACCACCTTCTGCCGTGCACGCCAGACCCGGAGGATCCGCTCGAAGATGTAGAGGAGGACAGGGGCCAGAACCCACTTCCAGGActgcagggatggaggagagcAAAGGTTTGGGGagggccagggctggagcaTCCCAAGGcttctctgccagcagctgccctaCCTCGGCGGGGATGCTTCCGAACTCAGGGTCTTCGCAGCAGTCGTGGCTGCAGGCCTCATCCTTGTGTGTGAGATAGTAGGCGCAGCGATGGGGGTGTACCTCCTCCATGCTCTCCTCCGTCTGCCCGCGCACCAGCCCGCTGCAGGGAGGCAAGGGCTGAGCCCAGGGGCCGGCTCCTGCCCCCCTGGCCGGGCCTGAGCTGCTCTGCATGAGGCCAGCTGGGCTAGCCAGCCCTGGGAATGGGGAGCCCACGGGGGGTCTGCAGCCACTGCCCCTCGCTGTCCTGCCTTCGGGGAGTGGTGAGGGGCCTTACGCGATGCCGTGGATGATGAGGCCGGCGAAGTAGATGATGAAGAGGTGGTGTGTGTACCAGAAGACCTCGAAGTAGTTCCTGCGGATGAACTCGGTGGAGGACGTGACCATGAGGATGAGAGCCAGCGTGATGATGACGCCCGTCAGCCCCGGGACGGTGGTGAAGGCCACGTACTCGACGGTCTGGAGGGGCGGCAGGATGGGTTAggagggcaggggacaggcGGTGGCAGGGGGCTGGATGCCAGGGCTGGCGCTCACCGTCTGGTTGGAGTGGATGGGGTTCAGCCACTTGTCGCTGCCCTGCAGGTGCATCTTGGAGAGGACAGCGGGGAGGCTGCCGTCAGCGGCTTGTTGGCTGTGATTGTACCGCTCCAGGTTGAAGAGGTGGGCGATGGTGTGCACGGctgggcaggggacaggcagtcACCCGCCTGCCCTCCTCCCGGTCCCCGCCATGCCCCAGCCCGGCGCGGGGCAATACCTGTGAGCAGGGCCAGCGCATAGGCCACCAGCTTGTGGAAGGTGAGGTTGTGGTCCAGCTGCTTCCGCAGCGTCCGCCTGCAGCACTGCGGGAGAGGCAGCGGTGTCagcgtggggatggggatggagatggggcGGGGATGGCCGCGCTGCCTGTGCCACCGCGGGGCACTCACCGAGCAGGTTCCgcggaggaaggagaggaggttGCGGCAGACGGGCAGCAGGATCAGCATGCTGTTGAAGTTGAGGCACTTGGCCGATGCTCGTGCCCACGCCAAGGCggactggggagaggggagggggtgagcaCCGCTGTCCCGTGCTGCAGAGGGGGTACGTCTGCCTGCAGCCGCGCTGCCCTCCACGGCTCTGCCCAGCACGGTGCTATGCCGGGACTGGGACACGATGGGGCCAAGTGATGCTGAGCTGGGACCGAGTGATGCTGAACTGGGTACTGGGAGGGAGTGATGCTGGGCTGGACTGGGGACTGGGCGGGGGCGATGCTGagccaggagaggagggggactgggagggggtgATGCTGGCTTGGGACGGGACAGGGACCAAGATGGGGACCAGCACGG
Coding sequences:
- the NOX1 gene encoding NADPH oxidase 1 isoform X2, which gives rise to MGNWLVNHWFSATVLAAWLGINIFLFTYYFLFFDRDERYFYTRAILGCCRRTLRKQLDHNLTFHKLVAYALALLTAVHTIAHLFNLERYNHSQQAADGSLPAVLSKMHLQGSDKWLNPIHSNQTTVEYVAFTTVPGLTGVIITLALILMVTSSTEFIRRNYFEVFWYTHHLFIIYFAGLIIHGIAGLVRGQTEESMEEVHPHRCAYYLTHKDEACSHDCCEDPEFGSIPAESWKWVLAPVLLYIFERILRVWRARQKVVVTKVVMHPARVLELQMQKKGFRMEVGQYIFVNCPAISLLEWHPFTLTSAPEEDFFSIHIRVAGDWTERLIDTFQKQNVEMPRIEVDGPFGTASEDVFQYEVAMLVGAGIGVTPFASVLKSIWYKFQQADQTLKTKKIYFYWLCRDTGAFAWFNDLLASLEQKMAESGMADFLTYRLFLTGWDTSIANNVALHFDTATDTVTGLRHKTIFGRPMWNSEFAAVAAAHPRSVVGVFLCGPGALAKSLQKSCHQHSSLDPRKVKFYFNKENF
- the NOX1 gene encoding NADPH oxidase 1 isoform X3; the protein is MGNWLVNHWFSATVLAAWLGINIFLFTYYFLFFDRDERYFYTRAILGSALAWARASAKCLNFNSMLILLPVCRNLLSFLRGTCSCCRRTLRKQLDHNLTFHKLVAYALALLTAVHTIAHLFNLERYNHSQQAADGSLPAVLSKMHLQGSDKWLNPIHSNQTTVEYVAFTTVPGLTGVIITLALILMVTSSTEFIRRNYFEVFWYTHHLFIIYFAGLIIHGIAGLVRGQTEESMEEVHPHRCAYYLTHKDEACSHDCCEDPEFGSIPAESWKWVLAPVLLYIFERILRVWRARQKVVVTKVVMHPARVLELQMQKKGFRMEVGQYIFVNCPAISLLEWHPFTLTSAPEEDFFSIHIRVAGDWTERLIDTFQKQNVEMPRIEVDGPFGTASEDVFQYEVAMLVGAGIGVTPFASVLKSIWYKFQQADQTLKTKKANNVALHFDTATDTVTGLRHKTIFGRPMWNSEFAAVAAAHPRSVVGVFLCGPGALAKSLQKSCHQHSSLDPRKVKFYFNKENF
- the NOX1 gene encoding NADPH oxidase 1 isoform X1, whose amino-acid sequence is MGNWLVNHWFSATVLAAWLGINIFLFTYYFLFFDRDERYFYTRAILGSALAWARASAKCLNFNSMLILLPVCRNLLSFLRGTCSCCRRTLRKQLDHNLTFHKLVAYALALLTAVHTIAHLFNLERYNHSQQAADGSLPAVLSKMHLQGSDKWLNPIHSNQTTVEYVAFTTVPGLTGVIITLALILMVTSSTEFIRRNYFEVFWYTHHLFIIYFAGLIIHGIAGLVRGQTEESMEEVHPHRCAYYLTHKDEACSHDCCEDPEFGSIPAESWKWVLAPVLLYIFERILRVWRARQKVVVTKVVMHPARVLELQMQKKGFRMEVGQYIFVNCPAISLLEWHPFTLTSAPEEDFFSIHIRVAGDWTERLIDTFQKQNVEMPRIEVDGPFGTASEDVFQYEVAMLVGAGIGVTPFASVLKSIWYKFQQADQTLKTKKIYFYWLCRDTGAFAWFNDLLASLEQKMAESGMADFLTYRLFLTGWDTSIANNVALHFDTATDTVTGLRHKTIFGRPMWNSEFAAVAAAHPRSVVGVFLCGPGALAKSLQKSCHQHSSLDPRKVKFYFNKENF